The following are encoded together in the Zygosaccharomyces rouxii strain CBS732 chromosome C complete sequence genome:
- the NEJ1 gene encoding Nej1p (weakly similar to uniprot|Q0P707 Saccharomyces cerevisiae YLR265C): protein MISTVGMTRIMPLMEKLESLLKDDKLNEWAVGTIDSDRVFVNSQASSESELIFCFVPLYNDPFLIVISNLIEQCKRQGFVDESVLQIQNYLHSRVGSILAFNWLEREIKFEVSVASLQVQLKAPVMATSPQLASRLFQKVLEYNLRKVSVLQGVSDDLLGLIDSKDKTIEYLSENVQELGGERIIAKWAPQGSYNAKSLERYSPPLELLQCLENSDDIMKVAESLLKLKPHFRNYTRSPSKSPRKRYRDLGATNLTSRLQQDQTQSTVLSPPDAQGPKRAVSDSPSKRQKFGKVKVTKK from the coding sequence ATGATTAGTACTGTTGGAATGACTCGTATTATGCCACTGATGGAAAAGCTCGAGTCGCTTCTGAAAGATGACAAACTGAACGAATGGGCCGTTGGTACAATAGACAGTGATAGAGTCTTTGTCAACTCACAGGCTTCAAGTGAATCTGAATTaatattttgttttgttcCGCTATATAATGATCCATTTCTAATAGTTATCTCAAATTTGATAGAGCAATGTAAAAGGCAAGGTTTTGTAGACGAATCCGTTTTGCAAATACAGAATTATCTTCATTCAAGGGTTGGTTCGATTTTAGCTTTTAATTGGTTAGAGAGGGAGATTAAATTTGAGGTATCTGTTGCCTCATTACAGGTTCAACTTAAGGCACCTGTGATGGCTACAAGCCCTCAATTAGCATCTAGattatttcaaaaagttttggaatATAATCTAAGAAAAGTCTCCGTGCTTCAAGGAGTTTCTGATGATCTTTTGGGTCTTATAGATTCCAAGGATAAGACCATTGAATACCTTAGTGAAAATGTACAAGAACTGGGAGGTGAAAGAATAATCGCCAAATGGGCACCTCAGGGGTCTTACAATGCTAAATCTTTGGAAAGGTATTCACCCCCCTTAGAACTTTTACAATGTTTAGAGAACTCTGACGATATTATGAAAGTGGCAGAATCGCTACTAAAGTTAAAACCACATTTCCGTAACTATACAAGATCACCCTCTAAGTCTCCTCGTAAAAGGTATAGAGATCTAGGAGCGACAAATTTGACAAGCAGACTTCAACAAGACCAAACACAATCCACTGTACTGAGTCCGCCAGACGCCCAGGGTCCCAAGCGTGCCGTTAGCGATTCACCCAGTAAAAGGCAGAAATTCGGAAAAGTTAAGGTTACAAAAAAATGA
- the SWT1 gene encoding mRNA-processing endoribonuclease (similar to uniprot|Q12104 Saccharomyces cerevisiae YOR166C Hypothetical ORF), with translation MISTGSISKASGFKAVWFHIMGLTSIHANGGDKLVPSSSQKQSNNEKNVEKTQSKKDSKYTVADIDKLYQPSPAPPLPSSPPLQEAIYEVTDEDEDMPMLDMDDQSVELVSNYLSDRRSSDTLGPEAATLPRSRKQIDSSFPMMVPTRLKTVFVVDTNFIISHLSTLETLRTLAPRFHHQIVIPSTVMQELDGLKVSSYGVAVKDEHGGKRQVAHLARSANDWIYKNLANLDSGIMGQKLRQTIDSNCIKDDAILDCCLYFKDKLECFVVLMSNDKNLCLKALTEQVLTISFRKGMSAQLIASKAYEENLSRFGSHDFFQQNAYTNSHSALQFHELMSMIYNEVHDTVVEAVDYAMRQEYGDELEFIDYSKDDLLNLKEISRFIAQFWISVFGQLFQKSKMRQSDWKELPSSILEVPTTSQELALFIRFWEEVLTFLFVKRSDQELEQLDSLSRRWEDLAAQCS, from the coding sequence ATGATTTCAACCGGTAGCATTTCGAAAGCATCAGGCTTTAAAGCTGTTTGGTTTCATATCATGGGATTGACCTCTATTCATGCTAATGGAGGTGATAAATTAGTACCGTCAAGTTCTCAAAAACAGTCTAACAATGAGAAAAATGTGGAAAAAACACAAAGTAAGAAGGATTCGAAATATACTGTTGCAGATATCGATAAATTATACCAACCATCACCAGCTCCCCCGTTACCATCATCTCCACCACTGCAAGAAGCGATATATGAAGTTAccgatgaagatgaagatatgCCGATGTTAGATATGGATGATCAAAGTGTTGAGCTGGTCTCCAATTACTTATCGGATCGTAGAAGTTCAGATACTTTGGGGCCTGAGGCGGCTACACTGCCGCGGTCAAGGAAACAGATCGATTCTAGTTTCCCCATGATGGTACCTACAAGATTGAAAACTGTATTTGTAGTAGATAcaaattttatcatttcaCATTTGAGTACTTTAGAAACATTGAGAACGTTGGCGCCTCGctttcatcaccaaattgTAATCCCTAGCACAGTTATGCAAGAATTAGATGGATTAAAGGTATCTTCATATGGTGTGGCAGTAAAGGATGAACATGGTGGTAAGAGACAGGTAGCACATTTGGCTAGATCGGCTAACGATTGGATCTATAAAAATTTAGCCAATTTAGACTCAGGAATAATGGGACAAAAACTACGACAAACCATAGATTCCAATTGTATTAAAGATGATGCAATTTTAGATTGTTGTCTTTATTTCAAGGATAAACTGGAATGCTTTGTCGTATTGATGtctaatgataaaaacCTTTGTTTAAAGGCATTGACAGAACAAGTTCTTACAATATCGTTTAGAAAGGGAATGTCAGCACAGCTGATTGCTTCCAAGGCATATGAGGAAAATCTTTCGAGGTTTGGTTCTcatgatttttttcaacaaaatGCATATACCAATTCACATTCTGCATTACAGTTTCACGAATTAATGAGTATGATTTATAATGAAGTGCATGATACAGTGGTAGAGGCAGTAGATTACGCAATGAGGCAAGAATACGGGGATGAACTTGAATTTATTGATTATTCGAAGGATGATTTGTTAAATCTCAAGGAAATTTCCCGTTTTATTGCACAATTCTGGATATCTGTGTTTGGACAGCtatttcaaaaatctaaaaTGAGACAATCGGATTGGAAGGAATTACCATCTTCCATATTAGAAGTACCCACAACATCTCAAGAATTGGCTCTCTTCATTAGATTTTGGGAAGAAGTATTAACTTTTCTTTTCGTAAAACGCAGTGATCAAGAGCTTGAGCAATTAGATTCACTTAGCCGTCGGTGGGAAGATCTTGCCGCTCAATGTAGTTAG
- the RMT2 gene encoding protein-arginine N5-methyltransferase (similar to uniprot|Q03305 Saccharomyces cerevisiae YDR465C RMT2 Arginine methyltransferase ribosomal protein L12 is a substrate), whose translation MSQLHHYLTFPKRPITQDEYFPAIQKLLSAGVPATYTLEQIAAFEQGREDEDDADASNTTPLHVMARSLPQDLSKDEEQVVLNIMNVLFEYGAGWNFIDYEQKTIGDLLLENGQSRDGVLYSRLVDAGVSAELLLRKINGGEIEFIEEPVEAEEETPSQEDPATQEAPQEAPQEATQEATQEATQEASDASTDQKAYLESKLEYTKDSLVTDENRDGVMMDWETAIMEKAAESICANEDATVVNIGFGMGIIDTAIQSHHPKKHYICEAHPDVLKKMKDEGWYSKPGVVVLEGRWQDRLNELLDEGEVFFDGIYYDTFSEHYEDMLELYDVIVGLLKPGGVFSFFNGLGADRPLCYDVYKKIVDLDVSNYGLRCDYEVLPVGKRNWDEVKRSYFNCDYYYHPRISFG comes from the coding sequence ATGTCACAGCTTCATCATTACTTGACGTTTCCTAAGCGTCCAATCACTCAGGATGAATACTTCCCTGCCATTCAGAAATTATTAAGTGCCGGTGTTCCTGCAACTTATACGCTGGAACAAATTGCAGCTTTTGAACAAGGTAgagaggatgaagatgatgctgatgctTCCAATACAACACCATTGCATGTAATGGCAAGATCTCTGCCCCAGGATTTGAGCaaggatgaagaacaagTAGTGCTTAACATTATGAACGTTTTGTTCGAATACGGTGCAGGTTGGAATTTTATCGACTACGAACAAAAGACAATTGGTGATCTTTTGCTTGAGAACGGTCAGTCGAGAGATGGAGTGCTGTATTCACGTCTGGTGGATGCTGGTGTCAGTGCTGAATTGCTACTTAGGAAAATCAATGGGGGTGAGATTGAATTTATTGAGGAACCAGTAGAAGCGGAAGAGGAAACGCCATCACAAGAGGATCCTGCGACACAAGAAGCTCCCCAAGAAGCTCCTCAAGAGGCTACTCAAGAGGCTACTCAAGAGGCTACTCAAGAGGCTTCTGATGCTTCTACCGATCAGAAAGCTTATTTAGAATCCAAATTGGAGTATACCAAGGATTCTTTGGTTACAGACGAAAACAGAGATGGTGTGATGATGGATTGGGAAACCGCTATTATGGAGAAGGCGGCAGAATCCATCTGTGCTAATGAAGATGCTACTGTGGTAAATATTGGATTCGGTATGGGTATCATCGATACTGCTATTCAATCTCATCATCCAAAGAAGCACTATATCTGTGAAGCTCATCCTGacgttttgaaaaagatgaaagacGAAGGCTGGTATTCTAAACCCGGTGTTGTTGTGCTGGAGGGAAGATGGCAAGATCGTTTAAATGAATTGCTAGATGAGGGCGAAGTATTCTTTGATGGGATTTACTACGACACCTTTAGCGAGCACTACGAGGATATGTTGGAACTTTACGACGTCATAGTTGGGCTGTTAAAACCTGGCGGTGTTTTctcatttttcaatgggTTAGGTGCAGATAGACCACTTTGCTATGATGTGTACAAGAAGATTGTCGACTTGGACGTCTCCAACTACGGTCTTCGCTGCGACTACGAAGTTTTACCTGTGGGTAAACGCAATTGGGATGaggtgaaaagatcatATTTCAATTGTGATTATTACTATCATCCACGCATATCGTTCGGATAG
- the BOP2 gene encoding Bop2p (weakly similar to uniprot|Q06150 Saccharomyces cerevisia YLR267W) translates to MGKKSRKRIIEPTGGHWPPELFEKVFNNLQELSGVTSLTDIMKALSALSGTEHSIAVSKICNKILFIDLTGAENLEELSHISRCVSQISCKSNMVQTDYIQLTNVLETSSANKKVLVIDNDVDVFAIEKSLKSCTDLIFCCDSSTSLERGPVKELISVIARVAKDTDTDPKHLILDFPKASLTFKSQTWLGIFDHKLVSGLCEYNGSIPISIPNVKQINFLQKTLDNILRDILTSAKRVEKCDCYDCRNGYGSSRSNHSRQLTHYDKEIVTQQLDRWLNKLYFYLPDVSQIYFLEGFSVQTCNFVNFSVGRLELLKLCEAKIEDVFRFYSLANCNLPQLEYFAGHSFDFLNGSPKDTLNLRKSIQLLAEISSKVRSNGAITTCELELFPKSTKRSRIVNWIVDEFSTTTNRGVIKSSGQEYSEYLVPRFEISMESLEVLELKPLVLEEMSAISIRGFYLPNLKQLSIIGDDAIRGELKSDKLYLDADRFQSPVRVGTSATPEKSGDFMSWSQINTLNDLGFNLMNPIMFSTSNNFSNCKKLQVLACEAKRPDYLFNVRNLKEVLPNLDLQASFSSFVDEKQIVILI, encoded by the coding sequence ATGGGGAAAAAatcaaggaaaagaataatcGAACCAACCGGTGGCCATTGGCCACCAGAATTGTTCGAAAAGGTTTTCAATAACCTTCAAGAGCTATCTGGAGTGACTTCTTTGACAGATATAATGAAAGCTCTGTCTGCCCTCAGCGGAACAGAGCATTCAATTGCTGTCTCAAAAATATGCAacaaaattcttttcattGACCTCACTGGAGCCGAAAATCTAGAAGAGCTCTCACATATATCTCGATGTGTTAGTCAAATTTCCTGCAAGTCTAACATGGTGCAGACTGACTATATTCAGCTTACAAACGTACTTGAGACGTCAAGTGCAAATAAAAAAGTCCTTGTTATCGATAATGATGTTGACGTTTTTGCTATAGAGAAAAGCTTGAAAAGTTGCACCGACCTGATATTTTGCTGTGATAGCTCAACTTCGTTAGAACGTGGACCTGTTAAAGAGCTGATATCTGTAATCGCAAGAGTAGCAAAAGATACAGACACAGACCCGAAACATTTGATACTAGACTTTCCTAAAGCTTCTTTAACATTCAAGAGTCAAACCTGGTTAGGAATATTCGATCATAAATTGGTCAGTGGTTTGTGTGAATATAATGGTTCTATACCCATATCGATACCAAACGTGAAACAAATAAACTTTCTCCAAAAAACGCTCGATAATATATTGAGAGATATTTTAACGAGCGCTAAACGTGTAGAAAAATGCGATTGCTATGATTGCCGCAATGGATATGGGAGTTCTAGGAGCAATCATAGCCGCCAATTAACTCACTACGATAAGGAAATTGTTACACAGCAACTTGACCGCTGGCTCAATAAATTGTATTTTTATTTGCCTGATGTTAGCCAAATATATTTTTTGGAAGGTTTCTCAGTTCAGACTTGCAACTTCGTTAACTTTTCAGTTGGGAGGCTCGAACTTCTCAAGCTATGCGAAGctaaaattgaagatgtaTTTCGATTCTATTCGTTGGCTAATTGTAATTTGCCACAGCTTGAATATTTTGCTGGGCATTCTTTCGATTTTTTGAATGGGAGTCCTAAAGATACTTTGAACCTAAGAAAATCGATTCAACTCTTAGcagaaatttcatcaaaagTAAGAAGTAATGGTGCCATCACAACATGTGAACTGGAATTGTTCCCGAAGAGTACCAAAAGAAGTCGAATCGTGAACTGgattgttgatgaattcaGTACTACCACTAACAGAGGAGTTATAAAGTCGAGTGGTCAGGAATATAGTGAATATCTAGTGCCACGGTTTGAAATTAGCATGGAATCTTTGGAAGTTTTGGAACTTAAACCATTAGTTTTAGAGGAAATGTCAGCAATAAGCATCAGGGGATTCTATCTCCCAAACTTGAAGCAGCTTTCTATTATTGGCGACGATGCGATAAGAGGAGAGCTCAAATCGGATAAATTGTATTTGGACGCTGATAGATTCCAATCACCAGTTAGGGTTGGAACTTCTGCAACCCCAGAAAAAAGTGGTGATTTTATGTCATGGTCACAAATCAATACTCTGAATGACCTGGGATTCAACCTGATGAATCCTATTATGTTTTCCACTTCGAATAATTTCTCGAATTGTAAGAAACTTCAAGTCTTGGCTTGTGAAGCAAAGAGGCCTGATTATTTGTTTAATGTGAGGAATTTAAAGGAAGTCTTGCCCAATCTCGATCTGCAAGCGAGTTTCTCATCATTTGTGGATGAGAAGCAGATTGTAATTTTGATATAG
- the DDP1 gene encoding polyphosphatase DDP1 (similar to uniprot|Q99321 Saccharomyces cerevisiae YOR163W DDP1 Diadenosine polyphosphate hydrolase member of the MutT family of nucleotide hydrolases with high specificity for diadenosine hexa- and pentaphosphates required for efficient hydrolysis of diphosphorylated inositol polyphosphates) has product MSSGLVRTQVARTGRENQVYSALTGARIVAGCVCLSKDKQHVLMISSAARKDRWIFPKGGVEKDEESFECSARRETWEEAGCVGDIVSELGTVEDMRPPKKWNKNIKSFAQSEGDVIQHPPRSEFHFYEMIVSELVESYPEKHKRDRKWFNYVDAKQQLISAKRPELLEALNRSSIVKDI; this is encoded by the coding sequence ATGAGTTCTGGGTTAGTTAGGACCCAAGTGGCTCGTACGGGTCGAGAGAACCAAGTTTATTCAGCACTTACTGGTGCCAGAATTGTTGCAGGGTGTGTGTGTTTATCGAAAGATAAGCAGCATGTGCTAATGATTTCTTCAGCTGCACGGAAGGATCGCTGGATCTTCCCCAAAGGTGGTGTTGagaaggatgaagaaagttttGAATGTAGTGCAAGACGTGAGACTTGGGAAGAAGCAGGTTGTGTCGGTGATATTGTAAGTGAACTGGGTACTGTTGAAGATATGAGACCACCTAAAAAATGgaataaaaatataaaGTCTTTTGCACAATCTGAAGGTGATGTTATTCAGCATCCACCAAGATCAGAATTTCATTTCTACGAAATGATTGTCTCAGAACTTGTCGAAAGCTATCCTGAGAAGCATAAGCGTGATAGGAAATGGTTTAACTACGTTGATGCCAAGCAGCAGTTGATTTCAGCAAAAAGGCCGGAATTACTAGAGGCATTGAACAGATCAAGCATCGTCAAGGACATATAA
- the GET4 gene encoding protein GET4 (highly similar to uniprot|Q12125 Saccharomyces cerevisiae YOR164C Hypothetical ORF): MSSVNAKLQRTLQRFQIKIEAGDFYEAHQTLRTIANRYVRSKSYQDAIDLITQGALSFLKADQGGSGTDLIFYLLEVYDLAQIKVDETSVSRLVQLLVAVDASEPNLKDVITGMNNWSIKYSEFKFGDPSLHNVIGSKYIEGGYAYEAERYLMLGTHDSLLKYVDLLWDWFKQGNDASSIGDYFSRLVFNYLFISNVAWAYEAKDMFLQLFIDQFQPEVEIIDKNGFKLFFFREIADLNFLQLLLLTCQTKHKELFLNLKEHYSGSSQKYSNELEFLGQEYFGIVAKKQSNFLQDMMAGFLGGPGGI, encoded by the coding sequence ATGAGTTCAGTCAATGCCAAATTGCAAAGGACCCTGCAACGTTTCCAGATTAAGATTGAAGCTGGTGATTTTTACGAAGCTCATCAGACATTAAGGACCATTGCCAATAGATACGTAAGGTCCAAATCCTACCAAGATGCGATCGATTTGATTACACAGGGTGCACTATCTTTTTTAAAGGCAGACCAAGGTGGTTCAGGTACAGATTTAATCTTCTACCTTTTAGAAGTTTACGATTTGGCACAAATTAAGGTGGATGAAACCTCAGTATCGAGACTAGTCCAACTGTTAGTTGCTGTAGATGCCTCTGAAcctaatttgaaagatgtgATTACAGGTATGAACAATTGGTCCATTAAATACAGTGAATTCAAATTCGGAGATCCCTCTTTACACAACGTCATTGGTTCCAAATACATCGAAGGTGGGTACGCCTATGAAGCTGAAAGATATTTAATGTTGGGCACCCACGATTCACTATTGAAATACGTTGATTTGTTATGGGACTGGTTTAAACAAGGAAATGATGCCAGCAGCATTGGTGATTACTTCAGTAGGTTGGTGTTTAACTACCTTTTCATCTCCAATGTAGCGTGGGCATACGAAGCAAAAGATATGTTTTTACAATTGTTCATCGATCAATTCCAACCAGAGGTGGAAATCATCgataaaaatggattcaaattattctttttccGTGAAATTGCAGATTTGAACTTCCTGCAACTATTATTGCTCACTTGTCAAACCAAGCACaaagaattgttcttgaatttgaaagaacacTACTCTGGTTCAAGtcaaaaatattccaatgaattggaatttttaGGTCAAGAATATTTCGGTATCGTTGCCAAAAAGCAGTCGAACTTCCTCCAGGACATGATGGCGGGCTTCCTAGGTGGACCTGGCGGTATTTGA
- the SEY1 gene encoding dynamin-like GTPase SEY1 (similar to uniprot|Q99287 Saccharomyces cerevisiae YOR165W SEY1 Synthetic Enhancement with YOP1), whose amino-acid sequence MMEVIDSVLGDRQSAIQLIDESKKFHQDALNYFNKCIDDRDVGLDYHVISVFGSQSSGKSTLLNHLFNTDFDTMDAQVKRQQTTKGIWLAHTRKVNTTHKLDGPASDLFVLDVEGSDGAERGEDQDFERKAALFAISVSEVLIVNMWEQQIGLYQGNNMALLKTVFEVNLSLFGKSHNGHKVLLLFVIRDHVGITPLSSLKESLIAELEKVWSELNKPVECEDSSLYDFFDLEFVGLGHKLLQAEQFQEGVKRLGDSFALKSANPYYFKPQYHHNLPLDGWIMYSENCWEQVENNRDLDLPTQQILVARFKTDEVAQEALSLFHSKYSGSVDHILDDREKLGEVLKNLKQECLIYYDERAYRYAEPVYLEKRSELAAKMEAEFRKTIGNFLDQLSESLMQRLQTEVLDKKNQHLPFQKRTKILVQSTKEEYWTAVSSFQQLELLRSTEEILQHFDEQVDTKIKQLKNDEVNTLIARANKSITLKVKEQAVHYLSNPERDTWDKILDMFEKTIQSSLSKYEISEGHYDFQVGFTEEENDSVYKKVCSRAWHVLNVTVHDYLKPDTIVSILRDRFETKFRYDEDDSPRLWRNEDEIDRAFRIAKDHALEVLNVLSFAATSDHVEIVPAFGEDNHEEDECYEDELGIQHSRHFAHILNELQKEKVLQQFRRQINLTVLDSKRSIIKTTTAIPIWMYLLVVALGWNEFVMVLRNPLLVTLVLLFGVGFIFVNKFGLWGPVLNVAHNAVAEVRITAKEKLRAIVMDEDEKRHLINSAGKESYEMKDMSDSDNEKIEKSE is encoded by the coding sequence ATGATGGAAGTCATCGATAGTGTTTTGGGAGATCGCCAGAGTGctattcaattgattgatgaGAGTAAGAAATTCCACCAAGATGCTTTGAACTATTTTAACAAATGTATTGATGACCGTGACGTCGGGTTGGATTACCATGTTATATCTGTCTTTGGATCTCAGTCTAGTGGTAAATCTACACTTTTAAACCATTTATTCAATACAGATTTTGATACTATGGATGCTCAGGTTAAGAGGCAGCAGACCACTAAAGGTATATGGTTAGCACATACGAGGAAAGTAAATACAACGCATAAGTTGGATGGGCCTGCATCAGATCTCTTTGTTTTGGATGTGGAAGGTTCTGATGGTGCTGAAAGGGGTGAGGATCAAGATTTTGAGAGAAAGGCGGCTCTTTTTGCCATTTCTGTGTCTGAAGTTCTGATTGTAAACATGTGGGAACAACAGATCGGGCTGTACCAAGGTAATAATATGGCACTGCTAAAGACCGTGTTTGAAGTGAACCTGTCACTATTCGGAAAGAGTCACAATGGCCATAAAGTGTTGTTACTGTTTGTTATTAGAGACCATGTTGGTATTACGCCGTTATCCAGTCTAAAAGAATCTCTAATTGCAGAGTTGGAAAAAGTCTGGTCAGAACTAAATAAACCTGTCGAATGCGAAGATTCTTCTCTTTAcgatttctttgatttagaatttgTTGGTTTGGGTCATAAGCTTTTACAAGCTGAACAATTCCAAGAAGGTGTCAAAAGGTTAGGTGATTCATTTGCATTGAAAAGTGCAAATCCCTACTATTTCAAACCCCAGTATCATCATAATTTACCGCTAGATGGGTGGATCATGTATTCTGAAAACTGCTGGGAGCAGGTGGAAAATAACAGAGATCTCGATCTTCCCACACAACAGATTTTAGTGGCAAGATTCAAGACTGATGAAGTGGCGCAAGAGGCTTTAAGTCTATTCCATTCTAAATACAGTGGATCTGTGGATCACATTTTGGATGACAGGGAAAAATTAGGtgaagttttgaaaaatctgaagCAAGAATGCTTGATTTACTACGATGAGCGTGCTTATCGCTATGCTGAACCTGTTtatttggagaaaagaaGCGAGTTAGCCGCTAAGATGGAAGcagaatttagaaaaaCAATAGGGAATTTCTTGGATCAATTGTCAGAATCCTTGATGCAAAGGTTACAAACAGAAGTCTTGGATAAGAAGAATCAGCATTTACCTTTCCAAAAGAGAACGAAAATTTTGGTCCAATCTACAAAGGAGGAATATTGGACTGCAGTATCTTCTTTccaacaattggaattatTACGTTCTACGGAGGAAATTCTGCAACATTTCGATGAGCAAGTTGACACCAAGATTAAGCAACtgaaaaatgatgaagtCAATACTTTGATTGCACGCGCCAACAAGAGCATCACTTTGAAAGTGAAAGAGCAAGCAGTACATTACTTGTCAAATCCTGAAAGAGATACTTGggataaaattttagataTGTTTGAGAAAACCATTCAATCATCATTGTCCAAGTACGAAATTTCTGAGGGCCATTACGATTTCCAAGTTGGATTCAccgaagaagaaaatgattcTGTTTATAAGAAGGTCTGTTCTAGGGCATGGCATGTATTGAACGTCACTGTCCATGACTACTTAAAGCCAGACACCATTGTTAGCATCTTGAGAGATAGATTTGAGACTAAATTCAGATATGATGAGGACGATTCTCCCCGTCTATGGagaaatgaagatgaaattgatcgTGCCTTCCGTATTGCCAAAGACCATGCATTGGAAGTGTTAAATGTCCTTTCCTTTGCCGCTACCTCAGATCATGTGGAAATCGTACCAGcatttggtgaagataaccatgaagaggatgaatgttatgaagatgaattaggTATTCAACATTCTCGTCATTTTGCTCATATTCTTAATGAATTgcaaaaggaaaaggttTTACAACAATTTAGAAGACAAATTAATTTGACGGTGCTGGATTCCAAGAGATCGATCATTAAGACGACAACGGCTATTCCAATATGGATGTATCTGCTTGTTGTTGCTCTCGGCTGGAACGAATTTGTGATGGTCCTACGTAACCCGCTGTTAGTTACACTTGTATTGCTGTTTGGTGTTGgattcatcttcgtcaatAAATTCGGTCTATGGGGGCCAGTATTGAATGTTGCTCACAATGCGGTAGCTGAAGTTAGAATTACTGccaaggaaaaattgaggGCAATTGTgatggatgaagatgaaaaacGACACTTAATCAATTCAGCGGGTAAAGAATCCTACGAGATGAAGGACATGAGTGATTCagataatgaaaagatcGAAAAATCAGAATAA